One Littorina saxatilis isolate snail1 linkage group LG12, US_GU_Lsax_2.0, whole genome shotgun sequence genomic region harbors:
- the LOC138981985 gene encoding uncharacterized protein: MTTRPGGQDSTPGLRLDLVDSDDEPLDEGAGGARRPSTASLSRFRSCPQLSSADTHGQDSPGSDDMGMGSELCVNNAHFTQGSPRSRERQRHRDDTERSQTPTPPSTPGSRRSHMTMKEALAKGAGGESGAYATSKALSRARLEHALLGRAASTDADPALRLMDENFLRSEGDTGSERGSRHLSEFFEEPPDISIDERMTATEDGASTPGGAQRRYQGDQDSMDKCARWLQGVKMTSRDRLKSRSHIQLPPIGPH, from the exons ATGACGACACGGCCAGGCGGGCAGGACAGCACCCCGGGGCTACGGCTTGACCTTGTGGACAGTGACGACGAACCGCTGGACGAAGGGGCGGGAGGGGCCAGAAGACCCTCCACCGCATCCCTTTCAAG ATTCCGCTCCTGTCCCCAGCTGAGCTCAGCAGACACCCACGGTCAGGACTCTCCAGGGAGCGACGACATGGGCATGGGATCGGAACTCTGCGTCAACAACGCTCACTTCACGCAGGGTTCGCCACGCTCGCGAGAACGTCAGCGTCACCGAGACGACACGGAGCGCTCCCagacccccacccctccctccacccccggGAGCCGCAGGAGTCACATGACGATGAAGGAGGCGCTAGCCAAGGGGGCGGGGGGAGAGAGTGGGGCGTATGCAACGTCCAAGGCCCTCAGTCGCGCCAGGCTAGAGCACGCGCTCCTCGGCCGGGCGGCTTCAACGGACGCAGACCCTGCCTTGCGCCTGATGGACGAAAACTTCCTGCGCTCTGAGGGCGACACGGGGAGCGAGCGAGGCAGCCGACACCTCTCCGAGTTCTTCGAGGAGCCGCCCGACATCAGCATCGACGAGAGGATGACGGCCACAGAGGACGGAGCGTCCACCCCGGGTGGGGCCCAGAGGCGTTACCAGGGCGACCAGGACAGCATGGACAAGTGTGCCCGCTGGCTGCAGGGGGTCAAGATGACCAGCCGGGACCGCCTCAAATCACGCAGCCACATACAGCTGCCGCCCATCGGACCCCACTAG